A genomic region of Larus michahellis chromosome 21, bLarMic1.1, whole genome shotgun sequence contains the following coding sequences:
- the LOC141733700 gene encoding pepsin B-like isoform X2: MREVMREKGMPEGFLKDLKGDPGRKYQLGNAVAYEPLTNYLDSFYFGEISIGTPPQNFLVLFDTGSANLWVPSTYCQTPACGNHARFNPSLSSTFSDIGVTYTLSYGFGDLSVLLGYDTVTIQNIVIRNQEFGLSLDEPSSPFYYLEFDGILGMAYPGVAVGGFNTLMQNMLQQNQLAEPIFSFYYSRNPTYNYGGEVILGGVDPQLYSGEVLWAPVVEELYWKIGIEKFSIGPSATGWCSQGCHGIVDTGTFLLTIPGQFMSAFLQALGAEENDYGFVVDCSDVPSMPTLYFAISGAQLPLPPSVYVLNIDGVCTVGVESTYVGSASGQPLWILGNIFLRQYYSIFDVANNRVGFALSA, encoded by the exons ATGCGGGAGGTGATGAGAGAGAAGGGAATGCCGGAGGGTTTCCTGAAGGACCTCAAAGGGGACCCTGGTAGGAAATACCAGCTCGGTAACGCTGTGGCTTACGAACCGCTAACGAACTACCTGGAT TCCTTCTACTTCGGGGAGATCAGCATCGGGACCCCCCCGCAAAATTTCCTGGTGCTCTTCGACACCGGCTCTGCCAACCTGTGGGTGCCCTCCACCTACTGCCAGACGCCAGCCTGCG GGAATCATGCCAGGTTCAACCCCAGCCTGTCCTCCACCTTCTCGGACATCGGTGTGACCTACACCCTGAGCTACGGGTTCGGTGACCTGTCGGTGCTGTTAGGGTATGACACGGTGACA ATCCAGAACATTGTCATCAGGAACCAGGAGTTCGGTCTGAGCCTGGATGAGCCCAGCAGCCCCTTTTACTACCTGGAATTCGATGGGATTTTGGGCATGGCTTACCCGGGCGTTGCCGTCGGCGGTTTCAACACGCTGATGCAGAACATGCTGCAGCAGAACCAGCTCGCTGAACCCATCTTCAGCTTCTATTACTCGCG CAACCCAACCTATAATTACGGTGGGGAAGTCATCCTCGGAGGGGTTGACCCCCAGCTATATTCCGGAGAGGTTTTATGGGCTCCTGTGGTTGAGGAATTGTACTGGAAGATCGGGATCGAGAA GTTCTCCATCGGGCCGTCGGCCACCGGCTGGTGCAGCCAAGGCTGTCATGGGATTGTGGACACCGGGACGTTCCTGCTGACCATCCCAGGACAATTCATGTCAGCCTTCCTGCAGGCGCTGGGTGCAGAGGAGAATGACTACGGG TTTGTCGTCGACTGCAGCGACGTGCCGAGCATGCCCACCCTGTACTTTGCCATCAGCGGAGCCCAGTTACCGCTGCCTCCCTCTGTCTATGTCTTAAAC ATCGACGGCGTCTGCACCGTTGGGGTCGAGAGCACGTACGTGGGCTCTGCCAGCGGCCAGCCACTCTGGATCCTCGGCAACATCTTCCTCCGGCAGTATTACTCCATCTTCGACGTGGCCAACAACAGAGTTGGCTTTGCCTTGTCAGCCTAG
- the LOC141733700 gene encoding pepsin B-like isoform X1 produces MEPPAPGAMRWLVLALLCPWLGEGMLRIPLRKGRSMREVMREKGMPEGFLKDLKGDPGRKYQLGNAVAYEPLTNYLDSFYFGEISIGTPPQNFLVLFDTGSANLWVPSTYCQTPACGNHARFNPSLSSTFSDIGVTYTLSYGFGDLSVLLGYDTVTIQNIVIRNQEFGLSLDEPSSPFYYLEFDGILGMAYPGVAVGGFNTLMQNMLQQNQLAEPIFSFYYSRNPTYNYGGEVILGGVDPQLYSGEVLWAPVVEELYWKIGIEKFSIGPSATGWCSQGCHGIVDTGTFLLTIPGQFMSAFLQALGAEENDYGFVVDCSDVPSMPTLYFAISGAQLPLPPSVYVLNIDGVCTVGVESTYVGSASGQPLWILGNIFLRQYYSIFDVANNRVGFALSA; encoded by the exons ATGGAGCCACCAGCACCCGGGGCCATGCGGTGGCtggtgctggccctgctctgcccctggcTCGGGGAGGGGATGCTGAG GATCCCCCTGAGGAAAGGCAGGTCCATGCGGGAGGTGATGAGAGAGAAGGGAATGCCGGAGGGTTTCCTGAAGGACCTCAAAGGGGACCCTGGTAGGAAATACCAGCTCGGTAACGCTGTGGCTTACGAACCGCTAACGAACTACCTGGAT TCCTTCTACTTCGGGGAGATCAGCATCGGGACCCCCCCGCAAAATTTCCTGGTGCTCTTCGACACCGGCTCTGCCAACCTGTGGGTGCCCTCCACCTACTGCCAGACGCCAGCCTGCG GGAATCATGCCAGGTTCAACCCCAGCCTGTCCTCCACCTTCTCGGACATCGGTGTGACCTACACCCTGAGCTACGGGTTCGGTGACCTGTCGGTGCTGTTAGGGTATGACACGGTGACA ATCCAGAACATTGTCATCAGGAACCAGGAGTTCGGTCTGAGCCTGGATGAGCCCAGCAGCCCCTTTTACTACCTGGAATTCGATGGGATTTTGGGCATGGCTTACCCGGGCGTTGCCGTCGGCGGTTTCAACACGCTGATGCAGAACATGCTGCAGCAGAACCAGCTCGCTGAACCCATCTTCAGCTTCTATTACTCGCG CAACCCAACCTATAATTACGGTGGGGAAGTCATCCTCGGAGGGGTTGACCCCCAGCTATATTCCGGAGAGGTTTTATGGGCTCCTGTGGTTGAGGAATTGTACTGGAAGATCGGGATCGAGAA GTTCTCCATCGGGCCGTCGGCCACCGGCTGGTGCAGCCAAGGCTGTCATGGGATTGTGGACACCGGGACGTTCCTGCTGACCATCCCAGGACAATTCATGTCAGCCTTCCTGCAGGCGCTGGGTGCAGAGGAGAATGACTACGGG TTTGTCGTCGACTGCAGCGACGTGCCGAGCATGCCCACCCTGTACTTTGCCATCAGCGGAGCCCAGTTACCGCTGCCTCCCTCTGTCTATGTCTTAAAC ATCGACGGCGTCTGCACCGTTGGGGTCGAGAGCACGTACGTGGGCTCTGCCAGCGGCCAGCCACTCTGGATCCTCGGCAACATCTTCCTCCGGCAGTATTACTCCATCTTCGACGTGGCCAACAACAGAGTTGGCTTTGCCTTGTCAGCCTAG
- the LOC141733608 gene encoding pepsin B-like yields MKWFILALVCLQLSEGLVRIKLKKAKSIRQKMREAGVLDDYLKKVKYDPAKKYQFSEDYVVYEPITNHLDSSYFGEISIGSPPQNFLVLFDTGSSNLWVPSTYCQTPACYNHAKFKPSESSTFISNGRSYNISYGSGTLTVVLGYDTLRIQTITVRKQEFGLSKNEPTQPFYYADFDGILGMAYPSLAVGGTPTALQGMLQQDQLTQPIFSFYFSRQPTYNYGGELIFGGIDTRLFHGDIVWAPVTQELYWQVALNEFAIGQSVTGWCKQGCQAIVDTGTFLLTMPQEYIDSFLQAVGAQLTSYGYAVDCNEIHNMPTITFVIKGVQLPLYPSAYVLNDNGYCTLGIEATYLPSQNGQPLWILGDVFLKEYYTVFDMANNRVGFAPSA; encoded by the exons ATGAAGTGGTTCATCCTGGCCCTGGTGTGTCTCCAGCTCTCGGAGGGGCTGGTGAG AATCAAACTGAAGAAAGCCAAGTCTATACGGCAGAAAATGAGGGAGGCCGGAGTGCTAGACGACTACTTGAAGAAAGTTAAATATGATCCTGCCAAGAAATACCAGTTCAGTGAGGACTATGTGGTGTATGAGCCGATAACCAACCACCTGGAT TCCTCCTACTTCGGGGAGATCAGCATCGGGTCCCCGCCGCAAAACTTCTTGGTGCTTTTCGACACCGGTTCCTCCAACCTGTGGGTGCCCTCCACCTACTGCCAGACGCCGGCGTGCT ACAACCACGCGAAGTTCAAGCCCAGCGAGTCCTCCACCTTCATCTCCAACGGCCGGTCCTACAACATCTCCTACGGCAGCGGCACGCTCACGGTGGTGCTGGGCTACGACACGCTGAGG ATCCAGACCATCACGGTCAGAAAACAGGAGTTCGGGCTCAGCAAGAACGAGCCAACCCAGCCTTTCTACTATGCCGACTTCGATGGGATCCTGGGAATGGCCTACCCCTCGCTGGCGGTGGGAGGGACGCCCACCGCACTGCAGGGCATGCTGCAGCAGGACCAGCTCACCCAGCCCATCTTCAGCTTCTACTTCTCTCG CCAACCCACCTACAACTACGGGGGAGAGCTCATTTTTGGAGGCATCGACACTCGGCTCTTCCACGGGGACATTGTGTGGGCACCGGTGACCCAGGAGCTTTACTGGCAGGTGGCGCTTAACGA GTTTGCTATCGGGCAGTCAGTGACGGGCTGGTGCAAACAGGGCTGCCAGGCCATCGTGGACACGGGGACGTTCCTGCTGACGATGCCCCAGGAGTACATAGACAGCTTCCTTCAGGCCGTGGGGGCCCAGCTGACCAGCTACGGT TATGCAGTTGACTGCAATGAGATCCACAACATGCCCACCATCACCTTCGTCATCAAGGGAGTTCAGCTCCCGCTCTACCCCTCTGCCTACGTCTTGAAC GACAACGGCTACTGCACTCTGGGGATTGAGGCCACCTACCTGCCTTCCCAGAACGGGCAGCCGCTCTGGATCTTGGGTGATGTCTTCCTCAAGGAGTATTACACCGTCTTTGACATGGCTAACAACCGTGTCGGCTTCGCCCCGTCGGCGTAG